ttttaaaaaaataaacgcaCGTTATTCAACCATTTCCTGTTTCCAAAGCGCGCTACTCACCATGCATTAAAAAgactattcttcttcttccttaatGAAAACGAGTTTATTgccaaatttgaaaataatataactttagaaatacatccaaacgattacagaaatacacccaaaggaaaACTACACcaaaaattcgttgaagtacaccttatgcataattcataactctttctctttctcctcttcatcttttgatgttccttcttcttcaaaaacgattttagagtttgatgtcaaaaaataatggaaatcgagaataacgaataaagaaaacagagagaaaagtacgtaaatgaagaaggagaaagagaaggcaagaaacgaaagaaaataagaaaaagaagaagaggaagaagaagcaagaagaagaaggaggtgtAGTGAGTAAcggttgaagaaggagaaagagaaggtaagaaacgaaagaaaagaagaagaggaagaggaagaagaatgtgcagcaagaagaagaagaaggtgcagtGAAAACGTGCAGTAATGGTTGAAAAATGATAAAGAGAAGggaagaaacgaaagaaaagaagaagaagaggaagaggaagaagaacgtgcacaagaagaagaagaagaatgtgcacttgtaaagacttgtataaaaaaacGCTTGTAGGAGAATTTCTCATAAATTATTCATATTTAAAAgttgaaattcaaattattgGGTTAACCGGTTAATGACCTAAAACGTCCTCGAATTATTCAAAAGTTAATAGAAATGCATCTGAATTTTATTATTGacaaaatacttttaaataatttaaaaatataacaacaaTATTCAACAGTAAatatatgttttcaaaaaatatcttagagattgaattttgatgtgatttttttataagaataattaaaaaaatgagatattattatttttaaaatttgataatttttttctaaatatatatatatttttctgtgGTGATTTTTcactaaatatatatttttttgtcaacaatcaataatacttttaaaaaatcacaaaaaaatatagttagcaaaaattaccaaattttaataataaaaatatttatttttttaatcatttttgcaaaaaattatatcaaaattcaatttatagtatattttttgagaaatacatatttaatattagaTAATCTTGTAAAAAaactaacattaaatatgtatttctcagaaaatacattagagattgaatattgatgcaattttttgcaagcataattagaaaaatgagatattattatttttaaaatttggtattttttgttaagtatatattattttgtgattttttaaaagtattattgattgttaacaaaaataattataaaaaaattatatgcttaacaaaaaattactaatttttatgtataataatatattatttttatgattttgcttgtaaaaaattatatcaaaatttaatttctgaagtattttttgaaaatatatatttattattgaatattattgttatatttttaaattatttaaagacatttttatcgatagtaaaatttaaatgtatttttattggcGTTTGAATAATTGAGGGACATTTTTGATGGTTAACCacaaattattttgttatttttttatgatatctATCTCCCGTCTCAACGAATTAAAAACTTTGGGGTAGATTAGCATTTGCCTGTTGAATTGCGCCTTAGAATGATGCTATTGGTTCTCTCATAGTGACGGGGATCACAATCTGTGGCTTCAGCTGAGGAAATACATCAGCCGTTGATCACTAAACAAATCAACGGTCAAAACCCCATGGCGCCACAAAAATTTCACAAACGCATAAAACATTTAAGAAGTTCCCGCCCGCACACCCCATAAATACACCTCCCAAACCAGCATCATCTCCAAGTTATTTTCAGAACCTCCATTTTCactaggaaaaaaaaaagaaaacaaatctccacttttttttttctgatacTCCCAAATGGCTCGCACAAAGCAGACTGCAAGAAAGTCCACGGGAGGAAAGGCGCCAAGGAAGCAGCTGGCGACAAAAGCTGCAAGGAAATCTGCTCCGGCGACCGGTGGAGTGAAGAAGCCGCACAGGTTCAGGCCAGGGACGGTGGCGTTGAGAGAAATTAGGAAGTACCAGAAGAGCACTGAGCTTCTGATAAGGAAGCTTCCGTTCCAGAGGCTGGTTAGGGAAATCGCACAGGACTTCAAGACTGATCTCCGGTTCCAGAGCAGCGCCGTCTCTGCCCTCCAAGAAGCTGCTGAGGCCTACCTCGTTGGGCTCTTTGAAGACACCAATCTCTGTGCCATTCATGCCAAGAGAGTCACTATTATGCCTAAGGATATTCAGCTTGCTCGCAGGATCAGGGGTGAGAGGGCTTAGGGTTTATATATGCCTAATTCTTAGAGTTCCTCATCTTTTGTAATTGAATCTACGTTTTCTCTTATGAAGATCCATGTTGTTTTCTACAAGAATGGAATTTGCTCATAACTTCAACTTAATGAATGAATGACCATGTTTTTTCTTTGTATGGTGTCAACGGAAGCTATTTTATTTTgctaaattaaatgaaaaatttgaGAAATATGTTAAGATATGAGTGAAATCTCACCTTGGCCTTTGACAATTTTATGAAATCCTTTTCCGCCAATTTACGAGAGCAAAATCTGTTAATCATTACCAATATTTGCTACCAGTCtctgcattttctttttcttctgtctattattttttatctttggcTATTATCATTATCAACATTTAccatcattttctatttttgctgCACCACTCTATTgtcatcatttttcttttttaccgAACCAAAACCAAGAAGCTATATATCTCCTATTTCTTTGTTTAGCATCGGCAATCCTAGTGTTGCCACAGCTACTATTTCTCCCATTTTTTTCTTATCTGCACAATTCCTTTCTCACTAGCTTGCTCTGGTCTTTATTTGGTTTCACATTAAATCGCAAATTTGCACTCCAAGTAGAGTACTTTACATTAAacattaaacaaattaaactacTGATGCCTCCATAATTACTCCAAGTAGAGAATTTTacattaaacaaattaaaacaccAATGCCTCCATAATTACCAAATCACTCTGGTGcataaaaattgatattttaagtAAATTTCTATATTCAGTTATCAAAATTT
The genomic region above belongs to Arachis duranensis cultivar V14167 chromosome 3, aradu.V14167.gnm2.J7QH, whole genome shotgun sequence and contains:
- the LOC107476787 gene encoding histone H3.2; translation: MARTKQTARKSTGGKAPRKQLATKAARKSAPATGGVKKPHRFRPGTVALREIRKYQKSTELLIRKLPFQRLVREIAQDFKTDLRFQSSAVSALQEAAEAYLVGLFEDTNLCAIHAKRVTIMPKDIQLARRIRGERA